In Methanococcus maripaludis, a single window of DNA contains:
- a CDS encoding Rossmann-like domain-containing protein translates to MIDFKSELERIATENNLLDENIEIKPVNVNLESKTIDDYPLMQGKEFLLRAFFKGDVGDAFTNNLVEFKGKISEVIASGSNQMIIAALNSVMKNLKMVEKSEHCIKGEPEVCAKELSDFLIEELGKDIKIGIIGYHPAIIRQMVTTFGKDKVITSDMDLDTIGRIRQGIVIMHGSMNEHLIENSDIILSTGSTAANGSLEEILNYTKKYDKRIIFYGTTVACAAKMLDLERFCALGK, encoded by the coding sequence ATGATAGACTTTAAATCAGAATTGGAACGAATAGCAACTGAAAACAATCTCTTAGATGAAAATATAGAAATAAAACCTGTTAATGTAAATTTAGAATCAAAAACTATTGATGATTACCCACTAATGCAGGGAAAAGAATTTTTACTCCGTGCATTCTTTAAAGGCGATGTTGGAGATGCATTTACAAACAATCTCGTCGAATTTAAAGGTAAAATTTCAGAAGTTATTGCTTCAGGAAGTAATCAGATGATCATTGCTGCACTAAATTCAGTCATGAAAAATCTAAAAATGGTTGAAAAATCAGAACACTGCATAAAAGGAGAACCCGAAGTTTGCGCAAAAGAATTATCTGACTTTTTAATTGAAGAACTTGGAAAAGACATAAAAATCGGAATTATCGGGTACCACCCTGCAATAATAAGACAGATGGTAACCACATTTGGAAAAGATAAGGTTATTACAAGTGACATGGATCTAGATACAATTGGAAGAATCAGACAGGGAATTGTTATAATGCACGGTAGTATGAACGAACATTTAATAGAAAACTCTGATATCATTCTTTCGACAGGCAGTACTGCTGCAAATGGAAGCCTCGAAGAAATTTTAAATTATACAAAAAAATATGATAAAAGAATAATATTCTACGGAACTACTGTCGCTTGTGCAGCAAAAATGCTCGATTTGGAAAGATTCTGTGCCCTTGGAAAATAA